The segment GGAGAAAAATCTGTACACAGCAGTTATATCAGACAACTTAAAGGCACTTACAAGATTGCAAGGTGACGATCTCAACATTCTACAACAGCTTACACCCACAAGGAATACTGCACTTCATGTGGCAGCATATCATGGCCACTTACAATCTGTGAGAATGTTGCTTTCGCTGTTGAATCAAGACATAGAGGCTGGTAATCAGGATGGCCATCGATTTCTAACCGCTAGAAACGAGGAAGGTAACACTGCCTTACATGAAGCGGCCATTGGAGGACACTACGGGGTAGTAGAGGCTTTATTGGAGTATCACACTAATCTGGTGGATATAATCAATCACAACGGGGAGACCGCGCTCTTCAAAGCTACAGAGGaaggtcaaaataaaatagttaAGAAACTTTTGCCTCTCACATCTTCACCCTACCACAGGAGGACATCTGATGGCCAAACCCTTCTGCAGTGCGCAATCTACAACACACACAAAGGTATCCTAATCAAATCTTTCGATCTTTCTAGCTCTTTGTAAAGGAAATCTTTCAcaacaatattatatataattttctaaATATTATCTCCTTGTAATGAAAATCTTTTGCAGGCGTGCTTAAAACTCTAATTGCTGTTAATCCAGAGCTCCTTCAACAAGTTGACAATTTAGGGAGAACCCCATTGCATAACGTTGCCTGTCTCAGTGGAATATCGCATATTGCGAAGACTCTTTTGGAGAAAGATAGTTCTTTGTGTTATAAAGTGGACAACAATCACCAATCAGCACTTCATATAGCTGTTAAAGAAGGAAACCTAGATTTGGTCAACGAGATATTAAATTACGCCAAAGATTGCATTGAAATTGTGGATAATGAAGGGAGAACTGCTCTACACTTGGCCGTTGAAAATGCAGTAGAGATATTTGACAGAATCTCCAGAAGTATAAAAACTCTGGTATTACTGGTAACATCAAGGAGGCTGATTAATAAACCTGACAAGCTGGGCAGAACAGCTCTAGACATAGCAATACACAACATGGGCAATGACGAACGCCTTTTCTATGGGGTAAGCAATCCATATTCTTCGTTTTAAAATCGCTTTTCAATTCCTATAAGTATTCATATAAATCAATAGATTTCACTCAAAACCTATATAATACTGCTTAACTTACATATTCTATATAATACTTTCTACTAATAATATATGTAAACGAATCAAAACGAATAAAATCAAACCCTAGCATGTTCACAGGTTAGACTAAAATTTTCCCATTTCAGATCTCTTTCATTTACTCTGGAAGTTATTTCATTAGACTAAATTAAATGTTGAATACCAATCAGTTTCCTTCAATTTAAAATATGTAAATTTTCGTATAGATAAAAAGGTTGCTAGAAACAAATGGTGCACGAAAGACTGCAAAGACGATGGAGGAAACGAAAGAGTGCTCATTAACATCTCCAAAGTCATCATGGAAATTCAACCTTGTTTCAGTAAACGCAGTGTTGATCGCAGCGGTAGCATTCGATACACCTTTCAATCTCCTGGATAAAGCACACTCTCAAAAGTATCGTGTTTTCTTTCCTATAAGAGTGATGTCCGACGCATTAGCATTCTGTAGTTCAATTACATCCGCAGTTCTGCTAATTTATGCACTTTATGGTAAACAAGAAGACCCTTTGCTTCTCAAAACCTCTCTCACAGGATTATGGATAGCCTTGATATCTCTATTGCTGACATTTGGGGCAGGCACTTTCATCATGGTGGAACCACACAATAAATTGGTGGCAGTAACTGTGTTAGTAATGGTGACCATTGTTCCGATTTGCATAAGGATAATGATATTCCGTTCAAAGAAATACATCTTCAGAGAAGACGAACATCACCTCTGGACACTCTTAATAGTAGGCTCCATCCAGATGACACTTTTATTTACACTTAGGAATACTGTTGGAATCTCGTTAGGAGAGGGAATGGGTATGGTTCTGGGTTTGATGATTGTGTGGATTGGCATATCTATAGGCCCCAAGAAATTCTTTCGTCCTAAGCGCGACATTTCCAGAGATAATGGGTATTACATCTGGTTTTTGCTTATTGGTTCGATGGTGGATGCCTCCTTTATTTTGGTTTTATTAGCAGCCGAGTTTGGATGGTAATGCTGAAGCATTCGGCATTTTGGAATCAACTCTATATCTTTAAGATATTATATTAGCCTTATATACTTTTGGAAGAAAGATACTATATATGGCTTTTGATTAAATGAAATATATATTCAAAATATGGTGATGGATTTTTAGTTTTAGAACTAAATTTAATATCTATATTTTTTAGATATAATTTTTCTTTTCCACTTGAAATTATTAGATCTATATTTTCTACATATATTTTTTTTCACTTGCAAGTATTATTTACAATTTTCAATGATAGACTTGTTTAATAATAGGGATTTAAGTTAAAGTACTCAAATGAAGAAAACTCATAAATAAAACATAGACAATCAAGGATCAATTAACAAGAAAGGGGAACTCTTATGTATTTTATGCTAAATAAGGCCAAGGAGGGTGACCATGGAGATTTAAAAGGGACATTTAAAGA is part of the Cryptomeria japonica chromosome 10, Sugi_1.0, whole genome shotgun sequence genome and harbors:
- the LOC131026719 gene encoding ankyrin repeat-containing protein ITN1; this encodes MEKNLYTAVISDNLKALTRLQGDDLNILQQLTPTRNTALHVAAYHGHLQSVRMLLSLLNQDIEAGNQDGHRFLTARNEEGNTALHEAAIGGHYGVVEALLEYHTNLVDIINHNGETALFKATEEGQNKIVKKLLPLTSSPYHRRTSDGQTLLQCAIYNTHKGVLKTLIAVNPELLQQVDNLGRTPLHNVACLSGISHIAKTLLEKDSSLCYKVDNNHQSALHIAVKEGNLDLVNEILNYAKDCIEIVDNEGRTALHLAVENAVEIFDRISRSIKTLVLLVTSRRLINKPDKLGRTALDIAIHNMGNDERLFYGIKRLLETNGARKTAKTMEETKECSLTSPKSSWKFNLVSVNAVLIAAVAFDTPFNLLDKAHSQKYRVFFPIRVMSDALAFCSSITSAVLLIYALYGKQEDPLLLKTSLTGLWIALISLLLTFGAGTFIMVEPHNKLVAVTVLVMVTIVPICIRIMIFRSKKYIFREDEHHLWTLLIVGSIQMTLLFTLRNTVGISLGEGMGMVLGLMIVWIGISIGPKKFFRPKRDISRDNGYYIWFLLIGSMVDASFILVLLAAEFGW